ACACCGAGACGCTGGTCGCCAAGCTGAAGGCGCTGGACGCCAGGTTCGCCGACGGCCTGCGGAACAGCACCACCAGGACCTTCATCACCGCCCACTCCGCGTTCGGCTACCTCGCCGAGCGGTACGGTCTGGACCAGCACGGCATCGCCGGGATCGGTCCGGAGTCGGAACCGAGCCCGGCCCGGATCAAGGAGCTGCAGACGGTCGCCAAGCAGGAGAAGGTGTCCACGGTCTTCTTCGAGACCCTGGCCAGCGACCGCACGGCGAAGGCGCTCGCCAAGGACGCGGGCCTGCGGACGGACGTCCTCGACCCGCTGGAGGGCATCACGGACAGGTCCAAGGGTGAGGACTACCTCGCGGTGATGGAGTCCAACCTCGCCGCGCTGCAGAAGGCGCTCGGCGCGCAGTGACACCAGCGGCCGCGGCCGTACCGGAACGATCAGCATCGGAGGCACAACCCATGGAGTCCGCCGCAGAGCCCGTCATATCCGTCCGCGGGGCCCGGGCGACACTGGGGTCCCGGCCCGTGCTGCGCGGTGTCGACCTCACCGTGGAGCGCGGCGAGGTGGTCGCGCTGCTCGGTGCGAACGGCTCGGGCAAGTCGACGGCCGTGCGGTCGATGATCGGCCAGGTGCCGCTCACGGGCGGTTCGGTGTCCTTGTTCGGTACGGAGCTGCGCCGTTTCCGTGCGTGGTCGCGCGTGGGCTATGTGCCGCAGCGCACGACCGCGACGAGCGGGGTGCCTGCGACGGTCCGGGAGGTGGTGGCGTCCGGCCGGCTGTCGCACTCGAGGCTGGGGCTGCCGTCGAAGCGAGACCGTGCGGCGGTGCGGCGGGCGATCGAGGTCGTCGGGCTCGCCGACCGGGCGAAGGACTCGGTGAGCGCGCTCTCCGGAGGGCAGCACCAGCGGGTGCTGATCGCCCGTGCGCTGGCCGCGGAGCCCGAACTGCTCATCATGGACGAGCCGATGGCGGGTGTGGACCTCACCAGTCAGGGGGTTCTCGCCGGGACGCTGCGGGAGCAGGTGGCGGCGGGGACGACGGTGCTGCTGGTGCTCCATGAGCTGGGTCCGCTGGAGCCGCTGATCGACCGGGCGGTGGTGCTGCGGGACGGCTGCGTCGTCCATGACGGACCGCCGCCGCGTGCCGTGGGGCAGCATGCGCTGCCCGGTCACGACCACGTACATCCGCACGCGGCCGACGAGCCGCTCCGCACGGGACTGCTGACCTGATCATGGAATTCCTCCAGGACCCCTTCATGCAGCGGGCGCTGCTGGCCGCGCTGCTGGTCGGTGTCACGGCACCGGCCGTGGGCATCCATCTGGTGCAGCGCCGGCAGGCGCTGATGGGCGACGGCATCGGCCATGTCGCGCTGACCGGTGTCGGTCTCGGTTTCCTGCTGTCCACGAACCCGGTGTGGATGGCGGCGCTGGTCGCGGTGGCCGGTTCGGTGGCGATGGAGCTGATCCGGGCGTACGGGCGGACCCGCGGCGACATCGCGCTGGCCATGCTGTTCTACGGCGGTATGGCGGGCGGTGTGATGCTGATGAATCTCAGCGCCACCGGATCCAACGCCAATCTGACGTCGTACCTGTTCGGTTCGCTGTCCACCGTCTCGGACGAGGACGTGGTCGCGATCTGCCTGCTGGCGGGGTTCGTGCTGCTGGTAACGGTGGGGTTGCGGCGCCAGCTGTTCGCGATCAGCCAGGACGAGGAGTTCGCCCGGGTCACGGGCCTGCCGGTGCGGGCGCTGAATCTGCTGGTGGCGGTGACCGCCGCGGTGACGGTGACGGTCGCGATGCGGGTCGTCGGGCTGCTGCTGGTGAGCGCGCTGATGGTGGTGCCGGTGGCGGCGGCGCAGCAGGTGACCCGCTCGTTCGCGGTGACGTTCGTGGTGGCGGTGGCGACCGGGGTGGCGGTGACGCTGACGGGCACGGTGACCTCGTACTACCGCGACGTGCCGCCGGGTGCGACGATCGTGCTGCTGGCGATCGCGGTGTTCGTGCTGTTCACCGCGCTGGCGGCGCCGCTGGCGCGGCGGCGGTCGAGGGCGGCCGCGGCCGGCGGCGCCGCGGGGGCCGAGTGCGACGTGGACGTCGCGGCGACCCGCCGTCCGGTGGGTGACGCCGCGGTCTGACCGGGCTCGTGGGTGGGCCTGGCAGAATGGCCGTCGAGGAGCGGCGGAACGTAAGGAGGTACCTGTGGCGACGGCTGGACCCCCCGTGCGCGGCCGGTCGACCCGGCAGCGGGCCGCGGTGGCGGCGGCGCTGGACGAGGTGGACGAGTTCCGCAGTGCGCAGGAGCTGCACGACATGCTCAAGCACCGCGGCGATTCGGTCGGCCTGACGACGGTCTACCGGACGCTGCAGTCGCTCGCCGACGCCGGCGAGGTCGACGTGCTGCGCACCAGCGACGGCGAGTCGGTGTACCGGCGTTGCGCGTCGGGCGAGCACCACCACCATCTGGTGTGCCGGATGTGCGGCAAGGCAGTCGAGGTCGAGGGCCCGGCGGTGGAGCAGTGGGCGGAGACCATTGCGGCGCAGCACGGCTATGTGAACGTGGCACACACGGTGGAGATCTTCGGCACCTGCGCGGAGTGCGCGAAGAAGTGAGCCCGTGACCTGAAGACATCAGCCGGTGCCCCGGGGTCCCCGGGTGCCCGGGGTGCCGTGTGCGGGGGCCCGCACCGGCCGGCGGTTCCGAGGAATCGCCGGCCGGTGCGGGCCCTCTGCCGTCCGCGGAGGCGTGCCCTGGGGCGTGCCGTGGGGTGTGCCGTGCCGTGCGCCGGTGTCCATGCGGTGATGGAGGTGTGCTGGTGCCCGGGTACGGGGTCCGTGCGGTCGGCGGTGTCCGCTCGGTCCTCTCGCCGGGTGGGTGCGGGGGCTACCCCTTGTCGAGTTGCTTCTCGATGCGGGCGAGTTCCTCGTTGGGGATGGCGCCTCCGAAGCGGCGGTCGCGCTGGGCGTACTCCAGGCATGCCCGCCACAGGTCGCGCCGGTCGAAGTCGGGCCAGAGCACGTCCTGGAAGACCATCTCGGCGTAACTGCTCTGCCAGATGAGGTAGTTGGAGGTACGCTGCTCGCCGCTGGGGCGGAGGAAAAGATCGACGTCCGGCATGTCCGGGTAGTACAGGTACTTCTGGAACGTCTTCTCGTTGACCTTGGAGGGGTCCAGCCGGCCGGCGGCGACGTCTGCGGCGATCTTCTTCGCGGCGTCGGCGATCTCGGCGCGCCCGCCGTAGTTGACGCAGAAGTACAGCGTCATGGCGTCGTTGGTCCTGGTCTGCTCCTGGGCGACCTGGAGTTCCTGGACGACGGACTTCCACATCTTGGGCATGCGGCCGACCCAGCGGATGCGGATGCCGAGTGCGTTCATCTCGTCGCGGCGGCGGCGGATGACGTCGCGGTTGAAGTTCATCAGGAAGCGCACTTCCTCCGGGGAGCGCTTCCAGTTCTCGGTGGAGAAGGCGTACAGGGAGAGGTTCTTGACGCCCATCTCCAGGCAGCCCTTGAGCACGTCGAGGACGACTCCCTCGCCGACCTTGTGGCCCTCGGTGCGCGGCAGGCCGCGTTCCTTGGCCCAGCGCCCGTTGCCGTCCATGACGACGGCGACGTGGTTCGGCACGAGGTCGGCGGGGATCCTCGGCGGGAGCGCCCCGGACGGGTGCGGCTCGGGGACCTGGTACTCGCGGCGGGATCGTCCCAGGATTCCGCTTCGTGCCATGGGGGTCACACTCACTTCTTCTCGGGGTGCTTCTCTGGGTGCTTCTGGGCGTGCTTCTCGACGTACCGCAGCGAGCGCAGGCCGCGCTCCAGGTGCCAGTACAGATAGGCGGAGACCAGTCCGCTGCCTTCCCTGACATGGCGTTCCTCGCACGCCTCCGCCGTGTCCCAGTCGCCGGTCAGCAGCGCGCCGAGCAGGCCGAGCGCCTCAGCAGAGGGTACGACGCAGCCGGGGACGCGGCAGTCGCCGCATACGACCCCGCCGGCGGCGGCGGAGAAGAACCGGTTCGGCCCGGGCATGCCGCATCGCGCGCAGTCGGAGAACGACGGCGCGTAGCCGTTGACGGCGAGGGAGCGCAGCAGGAACGCGTCGAGCACGAGGTGCGGCGGGTGCTCCCCGCGGGCGAGGGTGCGGAGCCCGCCGACCAGCAGCAGGTACTGCTGTACGGACGGCTCGCCCTCGTGGTCGGTGAACCTCTCCGCGGTCTCCAGCATGGCGGTGCCGGAGGTGTAGCGGGCGTAGTCGGTGACGATGCCGCTGCCGTACGGGGCGATCGTCTCGCTCTGGGTGCACAGCGGCAGGCCGCGGCCGACGAGGTCGCTGCCGCGGGCGAAGAACTGCACGTCGACGTGCGAGAACGGTTCGAGGCGGGCGCCGAACTTCGATTTGGTGCGGCGTACTCCGCGGGCGACGGCGCGGACCCGTCCGTGTCCGCGGGTGAGGATCGTGATGATGCGGTCCGCCTCGCCCAGCTTCTGGGTGCGCAGCACGATGCCGTCGTCGCGGAACAGGGTCATGGGGTCATTCTCTCGTACCGGCCGGGCGGCACCGGGGCGGGTCCGGTGGGCCGCTGACCGGGCCGGCCCGCCTCACACGTCGGCCTGGCGGAGCTCCTCCAGGAGTTCGTTCTGGCCGACGAGGAGTTCGGTGAGGATGCGGCGGGCGGCCCGCAGCAGTTCCGCGACGTCGCCGCCGGCGAGGGCGTAACTGACGGTGGAGCCGTCGCGTATCGACACCACGATGCCGGCGCGGCGCAGCACGGCCAGTTGCTGGGACAGGTTGGACGGTTCGACCTCGATCGCCGTGAGCAGGTCGCGCACCGGCACCGGACCGTTCTGCAGGAGCTCCAGCACCCGGATGCGGACGGGGTGCCCGAGCATGCGGAAGAACTCCGCCTTGGCCTGGTACAGCGGTACCTGCATGTGATCGCTCCTGGTGACTCGACGATTACGGGCCGATCCTCCCGCCTCCGGGTGTCCCCCTCCCAGGGGGTTCAGCCCATCGGGATCTCGCGAATTGCAGATTTCTTCAATTCGTGGGCAGCCGGAGACGAGGAGACCGTCCGGGCGCTACAGCTCGAGGTCCGCCTCGATGCGCTTCAGCTGGTGGCGGGCCATGGCCAGGTTGGCGTTGCCCTTGTCGAGGACGAGGTAGAGGAAGAGGCCGTTGCCTCCACGGCCCTTCAGCAGCCTTATGAGGTGGTACTGGGTGCCGAGGGTGATCAGGATGTCGTCGATGTCGTCGGTGAGCCCGAGGTGCTCCATGGTGCGGGTCTTGGCACGGATCACGTCCGTGTTGCCGGCCGCGGCCACCGACAGGTCGAGATCCTTGCCGCCGCCCAGGGTTCCCAGAGCCATCCCGCTGGTGTAGTCCACGAGCGCCACCCCCAGCGCCCCCTCGATCGACGTCATGGACTCTTTCAGGGAAGTCTCCACGTTGGCCATCGCTGCGCTCACTCCTCATCAGTGCGTACTACGGTCGGCTGCCCGCTCCGGCGCGGACGGACTGACCGCGCGGCCGGCAGGTGACGAGGACGCTACCCACGGTGAAGGGGTCGTGGAGGGTTGTTGGCGGAACATGCCACCAACAGGCCGAAAACGGACCCCCGGATCGCAACCACCGTGCTCAGGCGCCGAGTTTGCGCCGGACCTCGGCTTCGCGGGCGTGGTCGCCCAGCCGCCGGTGGGCGTCGGCGGCCCTGCGGTACTCCTCGTCGGCGCCCAGCGGGTCGCCCTGCACGAGCAGGTTGTCGCCCACCGCCTCGGCGGACGCCGCGATCCCGGCGCCGAGCCCGGCGCGTTCGAAGGCGGCCAGCGCGGCGCGGTGCAGTTCCACTCCCGCGCCGTACGCGCCGCGCCGCTCCTCCAGGTGCCCCAGCTCGGTCAGCGTCCAGCCCTCCCCCGCCGTGAGGCCGCCCCGGCGGTAGAGGGCGAGGGCGCCGTGCAGATGGCGCTCGGCGGGCACGAAGCCGCCGGTCTGGGCGTAGGCCGTACCGAGTCGGCGCCGGGTGTCGGCAAGTACGGCCGCGTCACCGGCGTGCCGGGCGAGTGCGGCCGCGTCACCGGCGTGCCGGGCGAGTAGGGGCAGTGCCCGCTCCAGGCAGTCGATCGCCTCGTCGGGGCGGCGGCGGTCCAGGTGGAGGGCACCGAGGGCGCGCAGCACCTCCGCCTCGCCCGCGGTGTCGCCCGCCTCCCGGCAGTCCTCCCACGCGGTGCGCAGCTCCCGCAGGGCCTCCTCGTACCGTCCGGCGCCGCGCAGGGCGGCGCCCAACAGCCGCCGGGTGGCGGTCTGTTCGGTGCGGCCGGCGAGGTGCCGCCCGAGGGCGACCGCCATACGCAGATGGTCCACGGCCCGGTCGAGCCGCCCTTCGTGCGCGTACGCGGCGCCGAGGCCGCGCATGGCGTGCGCCGTCCAGCCCTGCTCTCCGGAGCGGCGGGCCGCGTCGAGGACGGCGGCCCACATGGCGACGCGCGCGCTCTGACCGGGGCGCCCCTCCAGCCAGGGGTCGGCGGCGAGGGCGAGCGCGTGGGCGTGGTTGAGCAGCCCCTCGCGTACGGCGGCCCGGACGAGGTGGGGGACGGCGTACTGCTCCGTGGCGCCCCAGGCGCGGCTGCCCGGGTCGGTGGCGTCCTCGGTGCAGGCGGTCACGATCCGTTCGAGTGACGCCCGGCGTTCGGCGGGGGCCGTTTCGTGGTCGAGGCGTTCCGCGGCGAGCCGGCGGACCAGGTCGTGCAGCCGGTACCCGCCGGGGCCCTCGGGCCGGGCGAGTTGGGCGTCGGTGAGGCGCCGGAAGCCGCCGCGGGTTGCGGCGGGGTCGAGGTCCGCCGCGGCCGCGGCGATCCGTACGGTGACGCGGCCCGCCGGGCAGGCGCCGAGGGCGCGCAGCAGTGCCCGGTCGGGGGCGCCGAGTGCGGCGTAGGCGGTTTCGAAGGCGGCCCGGACGGCGAGGTCGTCCATGCGCAGCTGGTGGAGGCGGTCGCGTTCGGCGGCGAGGCGGCCGGCGAGCGCCGGCATCTGCCCGGTGGGCATGGAGCGGGACACGCCGGCCGCGGCGCGGACGGCGAGCGGGAGGCGTCCGCAGGCGTGGACGGCGGTCCGCGCGTGGTCGGGTCCGGCGGCGGGGCGGCCGGGCCCGGCGACGGCGGCGAGGAGGGCGAGCGCGTCGGGTTCGGTGAGCGGGGTGAGCGGAACGGGCGCGGCCTCGGGCAGGTTCCGGAGCGCGTCACGGCTGGTGAGGAGAGTCAGGCAGTGCTCGCCCGCCGGCAGCAGGGCGCGGGCCTGGCAGGCGTCCGCGGCGTCGTCGAGGAGCAGCAGGATCCGCCGGCCAGCGGTGCGGCCGCGGAAGCGGGCGGACAGCGCGTCGCTGGTGCCCGACTGTTCCTCGGCGGGGGCGCCGAGGGCGGCGAGGAGCCCCGCCAGCACGGCGGCGGGGGCCGACGGTTCGCCGCGTCCGCCGCCGAGCTCGGCGTACAGCCGCCCGTCGGGGAACAGCGGCCCGAGTTCATGGGCGAGGCGGACGGCGAGCGCGGACTTGCCGGTGCCCGGCGGGCCGGTCAGGGCGATGGCGCGGTGGCCGGCGCGGACGAGGCCCAGGACGGCGCCGGTCTCGGTGGCGCGGCCGGTGAAGTGGTCCACGGGGGACGGGAGTTCGGCCGGGTCCGGCGGGGCGGAGGTGGCGGCCCGGGGCGGCGGGCCGGCCGGGCGCCGCCGGGTTCGCGCCCGGCGGACGGCGGTGTACGCGGCACCTGCCGCCGCGGCTGCCACGAGCGGCCAGACGAAGGGGGCGAGGGGCACGAGCGGGGCGAGGAGCGGAGTGGGGGTGCCGCAGGTGGACGCGTGGAGTGCCGCGGCGAGCGGAACCGACAGCAGCGCCGATGCCGCGACCAGCCCGGCAGTCGCACGAGTGCGCAGCACGGTCCCCCCGTCCCGGTCCCGGTCCCCTGTCCCGTCCGTCCGGCGCCCTGGTCCGTGCCCGCGCCGTACGCGTTCCTCACATTCTGGCCCCCTCGGCGCCCGCTGCGCCTGACCGGGACGGGGATTTCGGGGATCGGTTCGCGGGAAGGCGGCCGCGCGGGGGGTCGCCGAACTCGTCCGCGACCGGTCAGCCGTTGCCGGTCCGGGCGGGAGAGCGCGCCGCGGGGGACGAGCCCGGGAGCCGGGGCCGCCGGGAGCAGGTTCCGGCGATGTGAGGCGGTGGGGGCCCCGGCGCCCGTGCGTCTACGGGGACGGTGTGCGCGCTGCGGCGAGCAGGCGTGCCGTGTCGTCGGCGCACAGCTGAAGCGCGTTGCCGACCGTGGTCAGCACCTCCCGCTCCGCCGGGGTGTAGGGCCCGTCGGCGAGGGCGATGCCGGCGCCCTGCAGCAGGATCGATTCGCGTCCGGCCGGGGCCAGATGCGGGGTGAGCGGTTCCAGCGCCTCGTGGAGCTCGATGGCGAGGGCCGCGCCGCAGGGTCCCGCGTCGGTGATGAAGCGGCCGGTGTCGGCGGCGAGCGCCTCCACCAGGGCGGTCAGCTGGTCCTCGGTGCAGTCGCTGATCCCGGCGGCGCGGACCGCGGCGACCGCGGTCCGCCGGACCGGGCGGGCGGAGGTCCCCCCGGCGGCCAGGACGGCGAGTGCGACGGTGTGCACGGCGTCGCGGAGCATCGCGGAGAAGCGGCCGGTGGTGGGGTGGTCCAGGGCGTCGGTGCCGAAGTGGCTGTGGCAGGCGGCGCATTCGACGACCGGCCCGGCCAGGCCGCGCGGGAGGACGGGGACACCGAGGACGGTGAAGCGGCGGCGGCCGGTGCGGCGGCGGTAGTTGCGGTCGCCTCCGCACTCCGGGCAGAAGAACTCGCCGTCGCCGACGGTGGTCCACGAGGTGCGCGTCCCGAAGACACGAAGTCCACGATGGCCGTGGATGCGCGGTTTTCGGCCGCTCTGTCCGCGGGCTGGCAGCACGTCGCACCTCCGTGACCCTCCGGCAACATTGCCGCTCTGACGTGATGTTAGCCACATCGCGGAGGTGGCGTCAGCACCCGGGCGCCACATCACCCGGACATGGCCGAACCCCGCCCCTGTCCGGGTGCGGGGTTCGGCGGCCGCGGGTGGCGGTGGGCGTCAGCGGGAGGCGCGGTTGACGGCCGAGACGACCGCCTTCAGCGAGGCGCGGGTGGTGTTGGCGTCGATGCCGATACCCCACAGGACCTTTCCGTCGATGGCGCATTCGATGTAGGAGGCCGCCTGGGCGGAGGCGCCCTCGCTCATCGTGTGCTCCTGGTAGTCCAGGACGCGTGCGTCCACTCCGATCCCGCTCAGAGCGTCGACGAACGCGGAGATGGGGCCGTTGCCGCTGCCGGTCAGCACCGTGTCCCGGCCGTCCACGACCGCACCGACGGTGAGGGTGTCGGTGCCGTCGCCGTGCGAGGTGGACTGGCCGGAACGCAGCTGGACACGGCCCCACGGGTCGACCGGGTTGGGCAGGTACTCGTCCTGGAAGACGGACCAGATGTCCTTCGGGGTGACCTCGCCGCCCTCGGCGTCGGTCTTGGCTTGAATGATGCGGGAGAACTCGATCTGCATCCGGCGCGGCAGGTCCAGCTTGTGGTCGTTCTTCAGCACATAGGCGATACCGCCCTTGCCGGACTGCGAGTTGACCCGGATGACCGCCTCGTAGGAGCGGCCCACGTCCTTGGGGTCGATCGGCAGGTACGGGACGGCCCACGGGATGTCGTCGGTCGTCACGCCCGGGCCCTGGGCGGCCGCGTCGGCCTCCATGGCGTCGAAGCCCTTCTTGATGGCGTCCTGGTGGGAGCCGGAGAAGGCGGTGTAGACGAGGTCGCCCGCGTAGGGGTGGCGCGGGTGCACCTCCATCTGGTTGCAGTACTCGCTGGTGCGGCGGATCTCGTCGATCTGCGAGAAGTCGATCTGCGGGTCGACGCCCTGGGAGAACAGGTTCATGCCCAGGGTGACCAGGTCGACGTTGCCGGTGCGCTCGCCCTGGCCGAACAGGCAGCCCTCGATACGGTCCGCCCCCGCCATGATCGCCAGTTCGGCCGCGGCCACGGCGGTGCCGCGGTCGTTGTGCGGGTGCACGGAGAGGCAGACGTACTCGCGGCGGGTCAGCTCGCGGGACATCCACTCGAAGCGGTCCGCGTGGGTGGAGGGAGTCGAACGCTCCACGGTGGCGGGCAGGTTCAGGATGATCTCCCGGCCGGGGCCGGGCTGCCATACGTCGCAGACGGCCTCGCAGACCTCCAGGGCGAAGTCCAGCTCGGTGTCGGTGAAGATCTCCGGGCTGTACTGGTAGCCGAAGACGGTCTCGTCGCCCAGCAGCTTGTCGGCGTACTCCATCACCAGCCGGGTGCCGTCGACGGCGATCCGCTTGATGTCGTCCTTGGAGCCCCGGAAGACGACGCGGCGGAACGTCGGCGCGGTCGCGTTGTACAGGTGGACGGTGGCGCGCTTGGCGCCGACGATCGACTCGACGGTGCGCTCGATCA
The Streptomyces tirandamycinicus DNA segment above includes these coding regions:
- a CDS encoding Fur family transcriptional regulator; its protein translation is MATAGPPVRGRSTRQRAAVAAALDEVDEFRSAQELHDMLKHRGDSVGLTTVYRTLQSLADAGEVDVLRTSDGESVYRRCASGEHHHHLVCRMCGKAVEVEGPAVEQWAETIAAQHGYVNVAHTVEIFGTCAECAKK
- a CDS encoding TerB family tellurite resistance protein, with protein sequence MLPARGQSGRKPRIHGHRGLRVFGTRTSWTTVGDGEFFCPECGGDRNYRRRTGRRRFTVLGVPVLPRGLAGPVVECAACHSHFGTDALDHPTTGRFSAMLRDAVHTVALAVLAAGGTSARPVRRTAVAAVRAAGISDCTEDQLTALVEALAADTGRFITDAGPCGAALAIELHEALEPLTPHLAPAGRESILLQGAGIALADGPYTPAEREVLTTVGNALQLCADDTARLLAAARTPSP
- a CDS encoding metal ABC transporter permease, giving the protein MIMEFLQDPFMQRALLAALLVGVTAPAVGIHLVQRRQALMGDGIGHVALTGVGLGFLLSTNPVWMAALVAVAGSVAMELIRAYGRTRGDIALAMLFYGGMAGGVMLMNLSATGSNANLTSYLFGSLSTVSDEDVVAICLLAGFVLLVTVGLRRQLFAISQDEEFARVTGLPVRALNLLVAVTAAVTVTVAMRVVGLLLVSALMVVPVAAAQQVTRSFAVTFVVAVATGVAVTLTGTVTSYYRDVPPGATIVLLAIAVFVLFTALAAPLARRRSRAAAAGGAAGAECDVDVAATRRPVGDAAV
- the recO gene encoding DNA repair protein RecO; the protein is MTLFRDDGIVLRTQKLGEADRIITILTRGHGRVRAVARGVRRTKSKFGARLEPFSHVDVQFFARGSDLVGRGLPLCTQSETIAPYGSGIVTDYARYTSGTAMLETAERFTDHEGEPSVQQYLLLVGGLRTLARGEHPPHLVLDAFLLRSLAVNGYAPSFSDCARCGMPGPNRFFSAAAGGVVCGDCRVPGCVVPSAEALGLLGALLTGDWDTAEACEERHVREGSGLVSAYLYWHLERGLRSLRYVEKHAQKHPEKHPEKK
- a CDS encoding ArsR/SmtB family transcription factor; translation: MQVPLYQAKAEFFRMLGHPVRIRVLELLQNGPVPVRDLLTAIEVEPSNLSQQLAVLRRAGIVVSIRDGSTVSYALAGGDVAELLRAARRILTELLVGQNELLEELRQADV
- a CDS encoding tetratricopeptide repeat protein translates to MLRTRATAGLVAASALLSVPLAAALHASTCGTPTPLLAPLVPLAPFVWPLVAAAAAGAAYTAVRRARTRRRPAGPPPRAATSAPPDPAELPSPVDHFTGRATETGAVLGLVRAGHRAIALTGPPGTGKSALAVRLAHELGPLFPDGRLYAELGGGRGEPSAPAAVLAGLLAALGAPAEEQSGTSDALSARFRGRTAGRRILLLLDDAADACQARALLPAGEHCLTLLTSRDALRNLPEAAPVPLTPLTEPDALALLAAVAGPGRPAAGPDHARTAVHACGRLPLAVRAAAGVSRSMPTGQMPALAGRLAAERDRLHQLRMDDLAVRAAFETAYAALGAPDRALLRALGACPAGRVTVRIAAAAADLDPAATRGGFRRLTDAQLARPEGPGGYRLHDLVRRLAAERLDHETAPAERRASLERIVTACTEDATDPGSRAWGATEQYAVPHLVRAAVREGLLNHAHALALAADPWLEGRPGQSARVAMWAAVLDAARRSGEQGWTAHAMRGLGAAYAHEGRLDRAVDHLRMAVALGRHLAGRTEQTATRRLLGAALRGAGRYEEALRELRTAWEDCREAGDTAGEAEVLRALGALHLDRRRPDEAIDCLERALPLLARHAGDAAALARHAGDAAVLADTRRRLGTAYAQTGGFVPAERHLHGALALYRRGGLTAGEGWTLTELGHLEERRGAYGAGVELHRAALAAFERAGLGAGIAASAEAVGDNLLVQGDPLGADEEYRRAADAHRRLGDHAREAEVRRKLGA
- the leuA gene encoding 2-isopropylmalate synthase; its protein translation is MSQSQWNGRPTPITNATHTQKPSGMPIHKYGPYEAVDIPDRTWPDRRITKAPRWLSTDLRDGNQALIDPMSPARKREMFDLLVRLGYKEIEVGFPSSGEMDFAFVRSIIEEGAIPDDVTISVLTQAREDLIERTVESIVGAKRATVHLYNATAPTFRRVVFRGSKDDIKRIAVDGTRLVMEYADKLLGDETVFGYQYSPEIFTDTELDFALEVCEAVCDVWQPGPGREIILNLPATVERSTPSTHADRFEWMSRELTRREYVCLSVHPHNDRGTAVAAAELAIMAGADRIEGCLFGQGERTGNVDLVTLGMNLFSQGVDPQIDFSQIDEIRRTSEYCNQMEVHPRHPYAGDLVYTAFSGSHQDAIKKGFDAMEADAAAQGPGVTTDDIPWAVPYLPIDPKDVGRSYEAVIRVNSQSGKGGIAYVLKNDHKLDLPRRMQIEFSRIIQAKTDAEGGEVTPKDIWSVFQDEYLPNPVDPWGRVQLRSGQSTSHGDGTDTLTVGAVVDGRDTVLTGSGNGPISAFVDALSGIGVDARVLDYQEHTMSEGASAQAASYIECAIDGKVLWGIGIDANTTRASLKAVVSAVNRASR
- a CDS encoding metal ABC transporter ATP-binding protein, which gives rise to MESAAEPVISVRGARATLGSRPVLRGVDLTVERGEVVALLGANGSGKSTAVRSMIGQVPLTGGSVSLFGTELRRFRAWSRVGYVPQRTTATSGVPATVREVVASGRLSHSRLGLPSKRDRAAVRRAIEVVGLADRAKDSVSALSGGQHQRVLIARALAAEPELLIMDEPMAGVDLTSQGVLAGTLREQVAAGTTVLLVLHELGPLEPLIDRAVVLRDGCVVHDGPPPRAVGQHALPGHDHVHPHAADEPLRTGLLT
- a CDS encoding isoprenyl transferase codes for the protein MARSGILGRSRREYQVPEPHPSGALPPRIPADLVPNHVAVVMDGNGRWAKERGLPRTEGHKVGEGVVLDVLKGCLEMGVKNLSLYAFSTENWKRSPEEVRFLMNFNRDVIRRRRDEMNALGIRIRWVGRMPKMWKSVVQELQVAQEQTRTNDAMTLYFCVNYGGRAEIADAAKKIAADVAAGRLDPSKVNEKTFQKYLYYPDMPDVDLFLRPSGEQRTSNYLIWQSSYAEMVFQDVLWPDFDRRDLWRACLEYAQRDRRFGGAIPNEELARIEKQLDKG